The genomic stretch ACTACTCATTGATGTAAGTGCTAGTATGAAACAAAAGATGAAAAATGTAGAAGAAGCAATTTATAACTTATCACTTAGCTTGCAAGCAAGATCGGGACCAAGTGAAATAGCCGTCCTCGCGTTCCCTGGCAACGTACAAGACCCTACGAGAACAATCTCTACCTTTACAAGAGAGCCAGGATTAGTTGTAGAGTTGTGCTCTACTTTGCAAGCGCAAGGGGCGACGCCAACGGGTCCAGCGTTAATGGAGGTACAGGAAATATTCGGAACAAGTCATCGTGGCGAGCTAGCAGATTATGTTATGTAAAGTCGATGAACTACAGCTCCGATTTGGGGAAGTTGTGACTGGTTGCTGGAGTAAATCTTCTTACCGAGTGATTCGCGAACTCGGCCGCGGCGCAATTGGGGTCGTATATTTAGTAGAAAACTTAAATAATAATCAAGTGTGTGCGATGAAGATTGCACCATCGATGCAAAATATAGTAGCTGAATATAATCGTCTACGAAAGATACAAAAAGAGGTTCAAAGCCAGCACTTTGGACCTCTTTTATATGAATTAGATGATATAGTAGAGGCACAAGTAAAATATTATTATTATACAATGGAATATATTGAAGGAAGTTCATTGGTTGACAAGCACCGCAACATGACCTTTGATACAAAAGTCCAATCTCTTCAGGAAATTCTAACATATTTACATACGTTGCATCAGAAGCAGTATATTTTTGCTGATTTGAAACCAGAGAATATTCTAATTGAAAATAAAACCGAAAAGATCCGTTTTATCGATTTTGGCGGAGTCGTATCCGTGGGGAAGATGGTAAAACAATATTCTGATTTATATGATCGTGGATCATGGCGTATGGGGAGTCGTAAGGCAGACCTCCAATATGATATATTTGCCTTTGGAATCATTATGATGCAGATGTTCACAAAGCCAGACCATCTCACAAATGCAATAAAAAATACACTGCCGATTTATGCCCTATATGATATAATACACAAGGAATTGGCCCCTTCATTAAAAGTGATTGGTATAAAATTGTTTTCTGAAAAATATAACTCAGCAGACGATGTCCGTAAGGACATACAGAGCTATGTAATTGACAAAAAAGTAATTCAGAATCCTACGAGTTCTACACTCAGGCAAGCGAAGGCTGTAAACGCTTCACAATCAATCAAGGTAACGACATTTTCAATCAAACGAGGATTTCAATGGAACTGGATTGATGGTGCTTTTTGGGCATCCTTCGTTTTTATGGTTGGAAGTCTGATGTTATTTTTCATATAAAGAAAACTTAGTTCAGACGGAGTTTTTACTCCACCGGAGCTCTAGTTGCACTTATTCCGAAGCTTGGCGGCAATTATCGCCCACTTCATAAGTGGGAGTATTAGTTAACGCCGCTGAGATAGAACAGGAGGAAGATCATGGAGACTGCTTACGATTTTGATAAAGCGTTAGAGATATCGAAACTAGCGGGAAAAATCATGCTATATGCAGGCGCAGAAACGTATCGTGTGGAGGATACGATTATCCGAGTCGCAAGTGCATGTGGTATGGAAGCAGATAGCTATGTGACTCCTACTGGATTTTTCATTACACTACATAGAGAGAAAGAAACAGAATCGGCAATCGTTCGCATCAAATACAGAACGATAGATTTAAATAAAGTGAGTCTAGTGAATGGTGTATCGCGTGATTTATCGACTGGACGGATTAATCCGGATCAAGCGCTAGAAAGATTAAAGGAAATTGCAAATCTGCCATCTGAGTATTCACAGTCCTTCATTAACATTAGTGCAGGGGTGGCGAGTGGGGGTTTTGCTTATTTATTTGGTGGGAATCTGTTTGACGTTATGGCGGCAAGTCTTGCAGGGACACTCGTTAATATAGCGGTAAATTTTTTCACAAAAAGACAAGCAGTGATTTTCCTAGCAACTTTTCTAGCGGCACTTGTCGCAGGAAGTACGGCAGTGCTAAGTATAACCATTGGCTTAGGAACCCAACTAGACAAAATTATTATAGGTGCAATCATGCCACTCTTACCTGGTGTTGTACTAACGAATGCAGTGCGGGATATGATTGCTGGGGATCTGGTGTCAGGGGTCGCGCGGTTAGCAGAAGCATTGTTAATTGCATCAGCAATCGCAGCAGGCATAATTGTTATATTGTCGATGGTGATTTAAGGAGGTAACTGCTAGGTGGAGATGTTGTTAGAAGTTTTCTTTGCATTTCTTGCGAGTGCAGGTTTTGCGATACTTTTCCAAGCACCGAAATCCTGTTTATTCGCTGGAGGGATGATAGGAACCGGTGGATGGATTTCATACCGATTATTAGCATTAGTCGGAGTACCCAATATTTTAACACTGTTTTTCGCGGCAATCGTAGTAGCGGCTTTAAGTGAATGGATGGCCCGGGTATTTAAGGTGCCTGTGACGGTATTCGCTGTATCAGGGATTATTCCGCTTGTACCGGGAAGCATTGCCTATTCTACGATGTACAATTTTGCCAGGGGGAATTATATAGAAGGACTGGCATTAGGAGCGAAGACGTTTCTGACGGCTGGTGCAATAGCAGCAGGGCTAGTGTTTGTTGGGGCTTTAGCTAGAATTGTGAAATATCAAGGAGACCAAAAGCATGGCGAATCCATTGCCGATAACAATACGAAATAATGTTCTCGAGCTAGCGAATCAAGCAGTTGTTGTGGGAGTGTCAGGGGGCCCTGATTCGATGGCGCTGCTAGATGTCCTACAATCGCTAAAGGAAGAATTAAACATCCATAGTATTGTTGCACATCTAGAACATGGCTTTAGAGGTCAAGAGAGTATTGAGGATGCAAAATATGTCGAGCAATATTGCCTAAAATATGGCCTGACGTTTGAGATGAAATCTGTTAACATGCCATTTCTTATCGAACAACGCAAAGGCTCTTCCCAAGAGGAATCGAGACGGGAGCGATATCAGTGGTTTCGCGAAATCGCGAAAAAATATCATGCGAAATATGTCTTATTAGGTCATCATGCCGATGATCAGGTAGAGACTGTGCTTATGCGGTTGTTGCAAGGTACTTCGCTAGATGGTCTATCGGGTATGGCAGTCAAACGTCACTGGAATGGGCTGACGATAGTCCGCCCGATGCTGTTTGTCAGTAAGGAAGATATTGAAGCATACTGTAAAGAGCAAGGAATCCAGCCAAGGCGGGACCCATCCAATGCAACGAACAAGTATTTACGCAACAAAGTTAGGAATCATTTAATTCCTTTATTAGAACAGGAATATAATCCGAAGGTAAAGGATGCAATCTTAAATCTTGTAGAGCTAGGGAAAGAAGAAAATGATTATATGCAAACCCTAGCATTGAATAGCCTTAAAGGTCTCTTAGAGGAAGAAAAGCAAGGGAAGTTTTATAAAGTGAATCGAAATGGCTTAATTAATGTTCCTTTACCTTTACAAAGAAGAGTTATTTTACTAATATTATATTATCTTCAAAAGTCCACTAGGTTTGAGAAGAGACACGTCGATATCCTATTACGCTGGATTGCTACTCCTGAATCAGGAGGAATCTTGCAGTTGCCAGGGACAGTGAAAGTGATTCGCGAGGCAGAAGCGATAATCTTTACTACATACGTACATTCCAAGCCAGGAATTGGGGCAATAGAAGCGAGTACGGATTCACAGGTAGTATTACCCTCGGGAAGTCGCATAGAATTTCACGTGTTTGACTATGAGACAGCACGACGAATCAAACCGACACGTAATCTCGTCTTATTTGATTGGGAAATGCTCAAGGAAAAACGATTAACCGTGCGAAGTCGTATCGATGGTGATCGAATGTCTATTTGGGGTATGGAAGGCAGTAAAAAGGTGAAGGATATTCTAATAGATGCGAAAGTACCTGCTCATCAACGCGAGAGCATCCCATTGATAGTATCAGAAGAAGAAATTATATGGGCGGCAGGTGTACGTCGAAGCTCAAAAGCACCAGTTACGGATGATACGAAGAACGTTTTATGCATACAATACATAGAGTGAGGTTTCAGGAGGCCATTATGCGAAATGACGTATTAGAAGTCGTACTATCAGAAGAAGAGATTCAGAACAAGATTATCGAATTAGGAAAGCAAATTAGCAAAGACTACGAAGGTAAGAATCCGCTAGCTATATGTGTGTTAAAGGGCGCGGTTATGTTTATGGGGGATTTGTTGAAACGTATCGAAACAGACGTTGAAATTGACTTCATGGCAGTTTCTTCTTACGGTTCTTCTACTGAGTCTTCGGGTGTCGTTAAGATTGTCAAAGACTTAGACACGGAAGTGGCAGGCAGGCACGTATTAATCGTAGAGGATATCATAGATAGTGGGCTGACATTATCGTATCTTAGTGACATGTTACATAGAAGAAATTGCGCATCGTTAAAAATCGTCACACTACTGGATAAACCACACCGTAGAAAGGTTGATTTACATATTGATTATCGCGGCTTTGAAGTCGAGGATGCCTTCTTGGTTGGATATGGGTTAGACTATGGAGAGAAATATCGTAATGTGCCGTTTATCTTTATTCCAAAGCCTGAGGTGTACTCATAGGGTTTACTGATAAAGAGGCTGTGTTCAGATACTTGGTAACGCCGTTGCGATTAAGAGTCGCCGATTAAGAGTTGCTGAATAAGCCGTAGCTATGGTAACATATATTTTGTACGTTTTTTTATTTCGCCAGTATTTGGTGAAAGTGGGTTGTTGAACCCTGCCCAAATGAGAGAGGAGGCTAGCCATGAACCGCTTTGTCCGCAGCACAGGCTTTTACTTACTGATTATTGTGCTGACTGTAGGAATCATCAATGTGATCGCGAAGGATGGACCTGTCATTGAAGAACTGAAGTATTCAGACTTCCGACAGCATCTTACGAAAGGCGAAGTTATTGATGTAACGATAGTTCCTGACGGTCTAGCATATCGAGCGGAAGGTAAGCTCGTGGATGGTAAAAATTATGTAGTTTACTTGCCATGGACTGAGAAAACCCCTGAAGAGTTACTACAAGTTGGAGACTATGATGTAAAACCGCAAGAGAGGGACTCGGTTTGGATTACTGTATTAACATCCATGATTCCTTTCATTATAATTTTGATTTTATTCTTTTTCTTACTAAACCAGTCACAAGGTGGCGGGAATAAAGTAATGAACTTTGGTAAGAGCAAAGCGAAGCTCTATACGGAAGATAAGAAAAAGGTAACCTTTAAAGATGTAGCTGGCGCCGACGAAGAGAAGGCTGAGCTTGAAGAAATTGTTGAATATTTAAAGGATGCTAGTAAGTTTGTTGCTGTAGGCGCTAGAATTCCGAAAGGGGTCCTTTTATATGGTCCTCCGGGAACGGGTAAGACATTAATTGCCCGCGCAGTAGCAGGAGAAGCTGGTGTTCCGTTTTATAGTATCAGTGGTTCTGATTTCGTTGAAATGTTTGTTGGGGTTGGTGCATCCCGTGTACGTGACCTTTTCGAAACAGCGAAGAAGAATGCACCGTGCATTATTTTTATCGATGAGATTGATGCCGTAGGACGTCAACGTGGCGCAGGTCTCGGTGGCGGACATGACGAACGCGAACAGACGTTAAATCAGTTGCTTGTCGAAATGGATGGTTTTGCTGAAAACAGTGGGATTATCATTATGGCAGCGACGAACCGCCCAGACATTTTGGACCCTGCGTTGTTACGTCCTGGCCGTTTTGACCGTCAGATTACGATTGGCAGACCAGATGTGAAGGGTAGAGAAGAAATTCTTAAGGTTCACTCGAAGAATAAGCCACTGGCAGATGATATTGAACTTGGTGTTGTAGCAAGACGTACGCCAGGATTTACGGGTGCCGATTTAGAGAACTTATTAAATGAGGCAGCGTTGTTAGCCGCTAGAAAAAGTAAAACCAAAATCACGACTTCGGAATTGGAAGAGGCGATTGATCGCGTGATAGCTGGGCCATCGAAGAAGAGCCGTGTAATTAGTGAATTTGAGAAGAAGATTGTTGCGTATCACGAAGGTGGTCATACGATTGTAGGGTTCCACTTGAAGCACGGCGATGCTGTGCATAAGGTATCTGTTGTTCCAAGAGGTGGAGCTGGTGGTTATACTGTCATGCTGCCGAAGGAAGATCGTTACTTTATGACAAAGTCAGAGTTATTAGACCGTATTACAGGGCTATTAGCGGGACGTGTAGCTGAGGAAATAGTCCTTGGAGAGATTTCTACAGGTGCACATAACGACTTCCAACGTGCTACAGAGCTTGCTCGTCGCATGGTAACAGAATTCGGTATGAGTAAGCTTGGGCCAATGCAATATGGTAAACCACAAGAACAAGTCTTCCTAGGTAGAGATTTCCACTCAGAGAAGAATTATAGTGAAGTGGTAGCCCACGAAATCGATACAGAAATTCGTGGTATAATTGCGGATTGCTATAAGCGTGCGAAGGAATTGTTAGAAAAGCACTATGCACAGCTTGAATTAATTGCTCAGGCGTTAATGCAAAGAGAGACCTTAGAAGCGAAAGAAATTGAAATGTTAATTAATAAGGGCTATATTGAAGATGAGAAGGGTATAAAACTCACCTATAACGCTGATGGATCAAAAAAAGTTGACAATGATTTGAAGTTGAAAGATGAAGCCACTAAGGATAAGACAGAGGAGAAAAACGAGTCTGTCGAAGATTCAAAAATAGGTGATCAGGAAGCAACCGACAAGAAATCCGAGTAACAGCTTTCTGAAAAAATTCTTATAAATTTCCGTTTTCATGAATAGTGGTAACTTTGATTTCGGAGAATATAGATTAGAACAAAGAGTGGCCCGCAAGGGCTACTTTTTACATAACGCCAAGTTTTCTTTATAATGCCAGGCTTTCTTTACAATGCTTTCTTAAAACTAAGTGGATATTTTAGTTTTTACATATAGGGAGGGTAATTACTTGAAAAGTGATATCGAAATCGCACAAGAAGCCTCGATGTTGCCAATAGCTGACATAGCGGCGTCTTTAGGGCTGACAGACGATGACATAGAATTATACGGAAAATACAAGGCAAAGTTATCGTTAGAATTATATGAAAGGCTAAAAGCAAAGCCAGACGGAAAGTTAATTCTAGTAACAGCAATTAACCCTACCCCTGCAGGTGAAGGAAAATCTACAACGACAGTAGGGCTTGGACAAGCTCTAAACCTGTTAGGGAAGAAAGCAATTATTGCCCTTCGTGAACCTTCTCTAGGGCCAAGCTTTGGGATTAAAGGCGGTGCAGCAGGTGGCGGCTATGCACAAGTAGTCCCGATGGAGGATATTAATCTACACTTTACTGGCGACTTCCATGCGATTACATCCGCACACAATCTGCTATCCGCAATGATTGATAACCACTTACATCAAGGAAATACACTCAATATCGATGCGCGCAGGATTACCTGGAAACGTGTCGTCGATTTAAACGATAGGGCGCTAAGAAATATAGTGATAGGACTCGGTGGACCACTGCAAGGAGTACCACGAGAAGATGGGTTTGATATTACTGTGGCTTCTGAAGTCATGGCAATCCTTTGCTTATCTGAAAGTCTGATGGACCTTAAAGAACGCGTTGGAAACATTGTCATCGGATACACTTTTGACAATCAACCAATTACAGCTAGGGACTTACAAGCTGACGGAGCGATGACGCTATTATTGAAGGATGCCATCAAGCCAAATCTCGTGCAAACGCTGGAAAATACACCTGCAATTATTCATGGCGGACCATTTGCGAATATTGCCCACGGATGTAATAGTATTATCGCCACGAAAATGGCTATGAAGCTAGCAGATTACACTGTAACAGAAGCGGGATTTGGTGCAG from Desulfuribacillus stibiiarsenatis encodes the following:
- a CDS encoding protein kinase domain-containing protein, producing MLCKVDELQLRFGEVVTGCWSKSSYRVIRELGRGAIGVVYLVENLNNNQVCAMKIAPSMQNIVAEYNRLRKIQKEVQSQHFGPLLYELDDIVEAQVKYYYYTMEYIEGSSLVDKHRNMTFDTKVQSLQEILTYLHTLHQKQYIFADLKPENILIENKTEKIRFIDFGGVVSVGKMVKQYSDLYDRGSWRMGSRKADLQYDIFAFGIIMMQMFTKPDHLTNAIKNTLPIYALYDIIHKELAPSLKVIGIKLFSEKYNSADDVRKDIQSYVIDKKVIQNPTSSTLRQAKAVNASQSIKVTTFSIKRGFQWNWIDGAFWASFVFMVGSLMLFFI
- a CDS encoding threonine/serine exporter family protein, whose product is METAYDFDKALEISKLAGKIMLYAGAETYRVEDTIIRVASACGMEADSYVTPTGFFITLHREKETESAIVRIKYRTIDLNKVSLVNGVSRDLSTGRINPDQALERLKEIANLPSEYSQSFINISAGVASGGFAYLFGGNLFDVMAASLAGTLVNIAVNFFTKRQAVIFLATFLAALVAGSTAVLSITIGLGTQLDKIIIGAIMPLLPGVVLTNAVRDMIAGDLVSGVARLAEALLIASAIAAGIIVILSMVI
- a CDS encoding threonine/serine exporter family protein, producing MLLEVFFAFLASAGFAILFQAPKSCLFAGGMIGTGGWISYRLLALVGVPNILTLFFAAIVVAALSEWMARVFKVPVTVFAVSGIIPLVPGSIAYSTMYNFARGNYIEGLALGAKTFLTAGAIAAGLVFVGALARIVKYQGDQKHGESIADNNTK
- the tilS gene encoding tRNA lysidine(34) synthetase TilS produces the protein MANPLPITIRNNVLELANQAVVVGVSGGPDSMALLDVLQSLKEELNIHSIVAHLEHGFRGQESIEDAKYVEQYCLKYGLTFEMKSVNMPFLIEQRKGSSQEESRRERYQWFREIAKKYHAKYVLLGHHADDQVETVLMRLLQGTSLDGLSGMAVKRHWNGLTIVRPMLFVSKEDIEAYCKEQGIQPRRDPSNATNKYLRNKVRNHLIPLLEQEYNPKVKDAILNLVELGKEENDYMQTLALNSLKGLLEEEKQGKFYKVNRNGLINVPLPLQRRVILLILYYLQKSTRFEKRHVDILLRWIATPESGGILQLPGTVKVIREAEAIIFTTYVHSKPGIGAIEASTDSQVVLPSGSRIEFHVFDYETARRIKPTRNLVLFDWEMLKEKRLTVRSRIDGDRMSIWGMEGSKKVKDILIDAKVPAHQRESIPLIVSEEEIIWAAGVRRSSKAPVTDDTKNVLCIQYIE
- the hpt gene encoding hypoxanthine phosphoribosyltransferase → MRNDVLEVVLSEEEIQNKIIELGKQISKDYEGKNPLAICVLKGAVMFMGDLLKRIETDVEIDFMAVSSYGSSTESSGVVKIVKDLDTEVAGRHVLIVEDIIDSGLTLSYLSDMLHRRNCASLKIVTLLDKPHRRKVDLHIDYRGFEVEDAFLVGYGLDYGEKYRNVPFIFIPKPEVYS
- the ftsH gene encoding ATP-dependent zinc metalloprotease FtsH gives rise to the protein MNRFVRSTGFYLLIIVLTVGIINVIAKDGPVIEELKYSDFRQHLTKGEVIDVTIVPDGLAYRAEGKLVDGKNYVVYLPWTEKTPEELLQVGDYDVKPQERDSVWITVLTSMIPFIIILILFFFLLNQSQGGGNKVMNFGKSKAKLYTEDKKKVTFKDVAGADEEKAELEEIVEYLKDASKFVAVGARIPKGVLLYGPPGTGKTLIARAVAGEAGVPFYSISGSDFVEMFVGVGASRVRDLFETAKKNAPCIIFIDEIDAVGRQRGAGLGGGHDEREQTLNQLLVEMDGFAENSGIIIMAATNRPDILDPALLRPGRFDRQITIGRPDVKGREEILKVHSKNKPLADDIELGVVARRTPGFTGADLENLLNEAALLAARKSKTKITTSELEEAIDRVIAGPSKKSRVISEFEKKIVAYHEGGHTIVGFHLKHGDAVHKVSVVPRGGAGGYTVMLPKEDRYFMTKSELLDRITGLLAGRVAEEIVLGEISTGAHNDFQRATELARRMVTEFGMSKLGPMQYGKPQEQVFLGRDFHSEKNYSEVVAHEIDTEIRGIIADCYKRAKELLEKHYAQLELIAQALMQRETLEAKEIEMLINKGYIEDEKGIKLTYNADGSKKVDNDLKLKDEATKDKTEEKNESVEDSKIGDQEATDKKSE
- a CDS encoding formate--tetrahydrofolate ligase; this encodes MKSDIEIAQEASMLPIADIAASLGLTDDDIELYGKYKAKLSLELYERLKAKPDGKLILVTAINPTPAGEGKSTTTVGLGQALNLLGKKAIIALREPSLGPSFGIKGGAAGGGYAQVVPMEDINLHFTGDFHAITSAHNLLSAMIDNHLHQGNTLNIDARRITWKRVVDLNDRALRNIVIGLGGPLQGVPREDGFDITVASEVMAILCLSESLMDLKERVGNIVIGYTFDNQPITARDLQADGAMTLLLKDAIKPNLVQTLENTPAIIHGGPFANIAHGCNSIIATKMAMKLADYTVTEAGFGADLGAEKFFNIKCRLGKLKPDATVIVATVRALKMHGGVAKEDLKEENVAALDKGFANLAKHIENIKQFEVPLVVAINCFPNDTEIELERLKELCNQCGVEVALSDVWEKGGQGGIALAEKVIQITENQSSWFHTLYPSDISLKDKIETIACRMYGASGVDYTSKASKDLESLEKQGLKTLPICMAKTQYSLSDDATKLGRPDGFRITVREVRASVGAGFIVVLTGQVLTMPGLPKVPSAVHMDITESGKITGLF